One Leptospirales bacterium DNA segment encodes these proteins:
- a CDS encoding SpoIIE family protein phosphatase: MARRSLVFLFLLLGQVAATTALGAEQGSVQGLALSAAESAWIRQHPVVIHGYTTDWPPFEFVQSDGLYQGVAADYLKLIEQRTGLHFQPQPGLNWQTSIQQAEEGRIDLLPCISDSTRHRRFLLFTRTYIDYPIVIVTRTDAPFVGALGDLNDQVAAAPRAYYTADLLIQDYPGVRLLYTDTIGQALRKVSIGEADAAIDNLAVMSQQISRMGLTNLKIAAPTEYRSEMRMAVRSDQPELRSILDKALASITAAESNAINQKWLPVRYEYGVDMAEVIRTGLLIGAGVAAAFALFYLWNRSLEREVRQRKAAEEQLSRLNSELVGQRNQLESALRTIQRDIGLARVVQQNILPRRVDGFRGLRVAALYQPAGDIGGDIYDIFEREPGLVRIFLADAMGHGVQAALVTMMIKSEYEHLKRGAENPDEALRQLNQAMMFRYQSMPIYFPAIIVDVDAIDGRLRYCSAGLGDQLALQADGGTRRLRRTAPIIGLSQSLPFQIEETELAAGETVLLFTDGIIEAQNRYSQMYGEARLAREFRGQGLASPELGLERIQRSVQEHLAGMAPEDDITVVALQRRQASAPGSLPSPPGK, translated from the coding sequence ATGGCCCGCAGATCCCTGGTATTCCTCTTCCTGCTGCTGGGCCAGGTCGCCGCCACAACGGCGCTGGGCGCAGAACAGGGCAGCGTCCAGGGTCTCGCATTGAGCGCCGCCGAAAGCGCATGGATTCGCCAGCATCCGGTTGTGATCCACGGCTACACGACGGACTGGCCGCCCTTTGAATTTGTCCAGAGCGATGGCCTCTACCAGGGCGTGGCGGCAGATTATCTCAAACTGATCGAGCAACGTACCGGCCTGCACTTTCAGCCGCAGCCGGGACTCAACTGGCAGACTTCGATCCAACAGGCCGAAGAGGGCCGCATCGATCTACTGCCCTGCATCAGCGACAGCACACGGCATCGCCGATTCCTGCTCTTCACTCGCACCTACATCGACTACCCGATTGTCATTGTGACTCGAACGGACGCTCCATTTGTGGGCGCGCTGGGCGACCTGAATGATCAGGTGGCGGCGGCGCCGCGCGCCTATTATACGGCGGATCTGTTGATTCAGGATTATCCCGGCGTTCGCCTGCTCTATACCGATACGATCGGTCAGGCGCTGCGCAAGGTGAGCATTGGCGAGGCCGACGCGGCGATCGATAACCTGGCAGTCATGAGTCAGCAGATTTCTCGCATGGGATTGACCAATCTCAAGATTGCCGCTCCCACCGAATACCGTTCAGAGATGCGTATGGCCGTGCGCAGCGACCAGCCGGAGTTGCGCTCGATTCTGGACAAGGCCCTGGCCAGCATTACTGCGGCGGAGAGCAACGCCATCAATCAGAAGTGGCTGCCAGTACGCTACGAGTACGGCGTGGACATGGCCGAGGTGATACGCACCGGACTTCTGATCGGCGCCGGCGTGGCGGCGGCCTTCGCTCTGTTTTATCTGTGGAATCGATCGCTGGAGCGCGAGGTTCGGCAGCGCAAGGCTGCTGAGGAACAGCTTTCGCGCTTGAATTCGGAGCTGGTCGGCCAGCGCAATCAGCTGGAAAGCGCACTGCGCACAATCCAGCGCGATATCGGACTGGCGCGAGTCGTTCAGCAAAATATTCTGCCGCGTCGGGTCGACGGTTTTCGCGGGCTGCGCGTTGCCGCGCTCTACCAGCCGGCGGGCGATATTGGCGGCGATATCTATGACATCTTTGAACGCGAGCCAGGGCTGGTGCGCATCTTTCTGGCCGACGCCATGGGCCACGGCGTCCAGGCGGCGCTGGTTACAATGATGATCAAGAGCGAATATGAACATCTCAAGCGCGGCGCTGAAAATCCGGACGAAGCGCTGCGACAATTGAATCAAGCGATGATGTTTCGTTACCAGAGCATGCCGATCTATTTTCCGGCGATCATCGTTGATGTCGATGCGATCGACGGTCGCCTGCGCTACTGTTCTGCCGGACTGGGCGATCAGCTGGCGCTGCAGGCCGACGGCGGGACGCGGAGGTTGCGGCGAACGGCGCCAATCATTGGACTTTCCCAGAGTCTGCCTTTTCAAATAGAAGAAACAGAACTGGCCGCCGGCGAAACAGTGCTGCTCTTTACGGATGGCATCATTGAGGCGCAAAACCGCTATTCGCAGATGTACGGCGAAGCGCGCCTGGCGCGCGAATTCCGGGGCCAGGGTCTGGCCAGCCCCGAACTGGGACTGGAACGGATCCAGCGCAGTGTCCAGGAGCACCTCGCCGGGATGGCGCCGGAAGATGATATTACCGTCGTGGCCCTGCAGCGGCGCCAGGCGAGCGCGCCCGGTTCGTTGCCTTCGCCGCCGGGCAAATGA
- a CDS encoding BMP family ABC transporter substrate-binding protein, translated as MRKICSFIHCLLAVALAAAQCDRPAELPRADGVVVGALFGAGGQGDQSFNDMTYNGLIRARKDFGYELLSEAPGPSPAERERALQRLLKARAQVIVVSGWEFEQLIRNAARQRPDVRFVFHDLPIEGYDNVSSTVFNHQQGAYLAGALAGWQTESGVVGFIGGMDSPTLHEFQQGFSDGARFARPTVRVLAAYAAAEGDFHGFEDPDRGAALALQQYANGADIIFAAAGLTNNGVIEAARRQRRFAIGVDADQDHLARGYVLTSMMKRLDVATYEELRQIAGGQFKPGVHRYGLASGGVSLSEMKYTRDRIPESTLQKLEALRKQLIESEQSDAGGS; from the coding sequence ATGCGCAAGATTTGTAGTTTCATTCATTGCCTGCTTGCTGTGGCGCTTGCCGCAGCGCAGTGCGATCGGCCTGCGGAATTGCCGCGCGCCGATGGGGTGGTTGTAGGGGCGCTCTTTGGCGCGGGGGGGCAAGGCGATCAGAGCTTCAACGACATGACCTACAACGGTTTGATTCGGGCGCGCAAGGATTTTGGCTACGAGCTATTGAGCGAAGCGCCAGGCCCTTCGCCCGCTGAACGCGAGCGCGCCTTGCAGCGATTGCTCAAGGCTCGCGCCCAGGTCATTGTAGTCAGTGGATGGGAATTTGAACAACTCATCCGCAACGCTGCCCGTCAACGACCTGACGTACGTTTTGTATTTCATGACTTGCCGATTGAGGGCTATGACAATGTCTCCTCCACTGTCTTCAATCATCAGCAGGGCGCCTATCTGGCCGGCGCGCTGGCTGGATGGCAGACAGAGAGCGGCGTGGTCGGATTCATTGGCGGAATGGATAGTCCGACCTTGCACGAATTCCAGCAGGGATTCAGCGATGGCGCGCGCTTTGCGCGGCCGACGGTGCGCGTCCTGGCAGCCTACGCTGCTGCGGAGGGGGACTTTCATGGCTTTGAGGATCCGGATCGCGGCGCAGCGCTTGCATTGCAGCAATATGCAAACGGCGCCGACATCATTTTTGCCGCCGCGGGTCTTACTAACAATGGCGTGATCGAAGCCGCCCGGCGCCAGCGCCGTTTTGCGATTGGCGTTGATGCCGATCAGGATCACCTGGCTCGCGGCTATGTGCTGACCAGTATGATGAAGCGGCTGGACGTGGCGACTTACGAAGAACTCCGACAAATCGCCGGAGGGCAGTTCAAACCCGGCGTCCACCGCTACGGCCTGGCCAGCGGCGGCGTGAGTCTGAGCGAAATGAAATACACGCGCGATAGAATCCCTGAGTCGACGCTGCAAAAGCTGGAAGCTCTGCGCAAGCAACTGATCGAAAGCGAGCAATCGGATGCGGGCGGATCATGA
- a CDS encoding NAD(P)/FAD-dependent oxidoreductase, with translation MNRDFDALVIGAGPAGVSAAIWLQLLGLRPLLIERSKRVGGLLYQFDQPNLWMPGLPAQSGPQYAAALAEHLQLVGAELRLQSELVAVERNADGFHCQVQNATGSALERIQARRLVMASGVRSRDGGLQAGPGVVIGPGQALDQAPVAGLRVALLGGGDNAAEYYTILNKKHPALIHVYARTLRARPALAERIAEGDLFAGAYSVDLSTLQIQRDGQRRNYDLIAALYGWQAVLPSALRAELGDALDERGFVRTDASRQTPAAGIYCVGEAAQAVHPCVVTALADGVVAAKAIEAELRGARSTPE, from the coding sequence GTGAATCGTGATTTTGATGCGCTGGTGATAGGCGCCGGACCGGCGGGAGTCAGCGCCGCCATCTGGCTTCAGCTCCTGGGCCTGCGTCCGCTACTGATCGAACGCTCGAAGCGTGTTGGCGGCCTGCTCTATCAATTTGATCAGCCCAATCTCTGGATGCCGGGATTGCCGGCACAGAGCGGACCGCAGTACGCAGCAGCGCTGGCGGAACACCTGCAACTCGTTGGCGCAGAGTTGCGTCTGCAGTCTGAACTCGTCGCCGTTGAAAGAAATGCAGATGGCTTTCATTGCCAGGTGCAAAATGCTACTGGCAGTGCGCTGGAGCGCATCCAGGCGCGTCGCCTGGTCATGGCCAGCGGCGTGCGGTCCCGGGACGGCGGATTGCAGGCGGGCCCGGGAGTGGTGATTGGGCCCGGCCAGGCCCTGGACCAGGCGCCGGTGGCTGGATTGCGCGTTGCTTTGTTGGGCGGCGGCGACAATGCCGCTGAATACTACACGATTCTAAATAAAAAGCATCCAGCCTTGATTCACGTCTACGCCCGCACGCTGCGCGCGCGCCCGGCGCTGGCCGAGCGCATTGCCGAAGGCGACCTTTTTGCCGGAGCCTACAGCGTGGACCTATCGACATTGCAGATTCAGCGCGACGGTCAACGGCGCAACTACGACCTGATTGCAGCGCTCTACGGCTGGCAGGCGGTCCTGCCGTCGGCGCTGCGCGCGGAACTTGGCGACGCACTTGATGAGCGCGGTTTTGTGCGGACTGATGCCAGTCGACAAACGCCGGCCGCCGGCATTTACTGCGTTGGCGAGGCAGCGCAGGCCGTGCATCCCTGCGTGGTCACGGCCCTGGCCGACGGCGTCGTGGCGGCCAAAGCAATCGAGGCCGAGCTGCGCGGGGCCCGCAGCACTCCAGAATAG
- a CDS encoding acyltransferase produces the protein MSRITGDLFRLLAIAFVLIIHSTWRWEEAFRQHHDFLSADFVGVTLNQLARFSVPSFVFLSGYGLALKYRRQLQASGAGFDLATTLDFWRGRALRVGLPFLVWTLVFFAFSPRFQLPQDLVAGAALGEAALRFAQTLAPLLYRQGADYHFYFFHIIIECYIVFPLLFVFIRHMAPLWRAVCWVALLILQLAFSSPSHLIFHALGLERPAFFSAFLIYWIFYFYSGVAFAFAAQETRQQLESKRWMASIAVLLALALTLYEYVGNSYHARAPDDYDHFNRQVVVLLSLAVIRFFAAWDSVLQPQLLIRSRLTRCIIQGAALSFVVFLFHTWILRAILWSWPGIPLLLLIPALWIASFGLAWLLHRALPDWRLLRAALALPPADPANRRAR, from the coding sequence ATGAGCCGCATCACAGGCGATTTATTCCGGCTGCTGGCAATTGCCTTCGTCCTGATCATTCACAGTACGTGGCGCTGGGAAGAGGCCTTCCGTCAACATCACGATTTTCTTTCGGCGGACTTTGTCGGCGTGACGCTCAACCAGCTGGCGCGATTCAGCGTACCCTCTTTTGTCTTTCTATCAGGCTACGGCCTTGCCTTGAAGTACCGACGGCAATTGCAGGCATCCGGCGCTGGCTTCGATCTGGCAACAACGCTCGACTTCTGGCGCGGCCGCGCGCTGCGCGTCGGGCTTCCCTTTCTGGTCTGGACGCTTGTTTTTTTTGCCTTCTCGCCGCGCTTTCAACTGCCCCAGGACCTGGTCGCCGGCGCGGCCCTTGGCGAGGCGGCCTTGCGCTTTGCTCAAACGCTGGCGCCCTTGCTTTACCGTCAGGGCGCCGATTACCACTTCTATTTCTTCCATATTATCATTGAATGCTATATTGTTTTTCCGCTGCTGTTTGTCTTCATCCGTCATATGGCGCCGCTTTGGCGTGCGGTATGCTGGGTTGCGCTGTTGATTCTGCAGCTGGCCTTCAGCTCCCCATCGCACTTGATCTTTCATGCTCTTGGTCTGGAACGTCCCGCATTCTTTTCTGCGTTCTTGATTTACTGGATCTTCTACTTCTACAGCGGCGTTGCCTTTGCCTTTGCCGCTCAGGAGACCCGCCAGCAACTGGAGTCAAAGCGCTGGATGGCAAGCATCGCCGTATTGCTGGCGTTGGCGCTAACGCTCTACGAATATGTTGGCAATTCTTATCATGCCCGGGCGCCGGACGACTACGATCATTTCAATCGGCAGGTCGTAGTTCTGTTGAGTCTTGCCGTGATTCGATTCTTTGCCGCCTGGGATAGCGTGTTACAGCCCCAGCTCTTGATCCGATCGCGGCTAACACGTTGCATCATTCAAGGCGCCGCGCTGAGTTTTGTCGTCTTCTTGTTCCATACCTGGATTCTACGAGCGATTCTCTGGAGCTGGCCAGGCATTCCGCTTCTGCTGCTCATTCCTGCGCTGTGGATTGCCTCCTTTGGCCTGGCCTGGCTGTTGCACCGCGCGCTTCCGGACTGGCGACTGCTTCGAGCTGCGCTGGCGCTGCCTCCGGCCGATCCCGCGAATCGTCGGGCCCGCTGA